The stretch of DNA GAGGACCGGCTGCAGGAGACCGGAGGGGAGCTGCGGCAGCTCAAGAGGAGCCTCAGCGAGACTGAAGACCCCTTCACacaggtggggctggggcagtgctgggtgccctgggcagggatgtgggggTGGAAGGAGCTGTGGTGGGTGATGGGCTTGGAATGCCCAAGCACGGGAGGATCAGATATCTCTGGCCCTCTTGGTGTCCCTGCTGGAGCTACAGCCTCTCACCAGTGTCCTTCTGTGCTGGCAGGCGTTTGAGGACAAGCAGCGGCTGTGGCTGGACGAGCTGGAGGACCTGAAGCAGATGTACATGGCCCGGCTGCAGCAGGTGATGCAGCAGGCGCAGCGCGGGCAGCGGgcgctgcagctgcagctctacAAGGCGCAGCAGGAGAAGAAgcggctgcaggaggagctgagcctgcagcagtgccagtgcgAGGAGGCCAAGCTCCGGCAGACCCAGGGCGAGCATGGCAGCCCCAAAATGGAGGAGACCAAGTGGGAGGTGagtcccttcctccctctcctccctcccttcctccctccccattACCACCCTCCTGTCTGTGGGGTCAGTGGGGTCATAGTGCAGGAGGGATGAGCTACAAGTGGTGCTCATGGTCTCCCAGGAGGACACCTTGGGGTGCTGCCACCTCTGgggccctgctcccccagccctccctcacTGCTCGCCCGTGCCCTGCAGGTGTGCCAGAAGGCAGCGGAGATCTccctgctgaagcagcagctccgGGACACCCAGGAGGAGATGGCTCAGAAGCTGGGGGAGATCTTCAGCCTGAAGACGCAGCTGCGGGAGGCCAAGGCGGAGGTGCAGGCCAGGGACTCGCAGCTGGCGCAGCTGGCAGACTCCTTGCAGAGCCCCCCGGAGCCCGGCACCGCGCTGCCCCTGGGCGATGACCCCATGCCGTCGTGCCAGGACTTCCCTGGCTGCGAAACTGATGACTCCAAGTGCCGGGGCCTCCAGAGCGACTCGGCGGAGCCCCTGGAGCGCCAGGTGGAgtggctgtgggcagagctgctgcggGAGCGGCGTCAgggccagctgcaggctgtgaaCTTtgagctggagaggaaaacgtggcaggaggagaaggagaaggtgcTGCGGTACCAGCGGGAGCTCCAGGCCAGCTACATGGAGATGTACCACCGGAGCCAGGCGCTGGAGCGGGAGCTGCGGCAGCTGCGGGCGGAGCCCAGGGATGTCAGGATCGATTCGCCCTGGATCGAGCGGGTGGAGTCCTCCAAGATCTGAGGGGCGGGACGCCAGTGGGACTGAGCAGGGGGAAGGTCTCTGCTGCAAGAGAACGATCTCAGGGTGTGCACAAGGACTGGCCCTGCTCGGCCTGCCCTGGCTGAAGGACCAATAGCCACAGGGGAGCTTTTCCTTCTTGCAGCACTTCAGTCCCTGCTGGTGGGGCGCTCTGGAGGGCAGGGGGCcatctgtgccaggctgggggtcTTGCATGTGCCCCGTGCTCTGACTCCAGGAGTGTTTGCCCTGTGATTCCTTCTGCCGTGGGAGCAGAAACCAAGCACCCTGTGAGacattccctgtccctcctgctctgctgcccctgctcctaCAACCCAATAACTTAATGTCTTGTGAGGAAAAGCTTAAGCCCTGTCCCCCACCCCACTGCCTTGCTGTGGGGGttgcagctgctgtttgcagtggctgctgtgtcAGCAGGGCCCTGGAGCTGGTGGTGCCactggggaggcagaggaggaaaccCCGAGGAgttctggtgctgctgggagggggaaTCTGCCCCAGCATCTCTGCTGGGGcttctctgtgtccccagtgtggagctgctctgcagtggagGTGGCTGGTGCAGCTTTCTTTGGGCTGAGATGGGGAGTGCCTTGTGCAAGGAGGGATGGGAACTGGTGCCCTGCCACACTGGGAGGAACTGGGGTGGGAGAGAGGATCTGGGGCATGTGCCTGAGCTCGGGAAGAGGCCGGGGTCCCCCCTTCCAGGGGAGGGGATGCCCAGAGGCACTGGAAGGAACGAGCCgtgctctgtgtgtgtagcAGCAGAACCACGTGAAGGTCGGGCCCGGCTCTGCACCCCGTTCCTGCAATAAACCCGCATTTCTCTCTCCCggcctctgctctgcttccctcgGGGTCGGCGGTGAAGGGGATGGTGCGGGGGCCGGCCTGGGCCTGCCCCGTGCCCGCCCCCGCGGTGCCGCGTCGGGCCGGGCCGTACACGCGGGCGGGGACTCGCCGTGAGTCAcggcgggccgggcgggctccCGGGGCGGCCTCATCCCCGCCCCCGCGGGGTTTAACCCAGCCCTGGAGGCCCGCAGCCCTCGCCCCGAGCACCAGGACCACGCTGTACAAACACACGGACACTTTTATTCACCCCCAGCGCTCAGCATCCCCCCTCAGTCCTCTCAGCAGAGTCCTCACAAACAGCCCCGCGGCCCCGCAGGGCACAGCGCGGCCCCCGCCCCTCACAGCGGCAGGGGAAGGGCTGACACCTCCTCCAGGCACTCGTCGTAGGCCTCCTGGTACTCCTCGTGGGGCTTGATCATGATGACACAGGCGGGGCGCTTGGAGCCGGCTGCCATTCCCAGgtcctggggagcagagggggccATGGGTGGCCGGGTCCCTTCCCGAGGGCAGAGTTGCAGGCCCTGGTTTAATGCAGGGAAGCTCTGCGTGTCCAGCCCATCACCCCCAAGCTCTCTGGACTCGTGCTGGGTTCATGGGCCTTTTCCCAGCTTGTCTCCTCCAAGCtgcgggctgggctggcagaagGAACTGGCACCTGGCTCATGTGCCATGgcaaggctctgcagagctgcctgcgCCGGGGATGAAGCTCCAAAGACACCGcctgcccccccagctccctgtctGTAAAAGAGCTGGCCCCACCTCACAGAAGCCTGGAAAAGATGTGCTGGCtctgtcccagagctgctgcaggacctcGATCATGGCAaacagttctgtgattccacaATAAAACACCGCtacaccttcccctgtcccttCTGTGTCTTGGTCAGGGACAAGCACCGCGTTCTTTGCTCGGGGCCGGATCTGCAGCTCCCCGGGAAGGCTCCGGTCCCAGCTCGGGCTCCTCAGCGGGTCCCCCGTCCCCAGGGCTGGTTCTTTCCCAGCACTCACCGTTTTGGAGGGCACGTAGGCGTACGGGAGGCTCCTCTCCTCGCACAGGATGGGCAGGTGGCAGTACACCTCGACGGGCAGCGTGTCCCCGGCCAGCACCGTGATCCTGCGGGACAGCCGTGTCAGCTgggccggcggggcggcgcgggccgcGGGCCGGGGCACCACTTACCCCTTCTCGCCCTTGTTGATGAACTTCTGCACCTCCTTCACACCGCGCCGGATCTGCTTGTGCTTGGTCGCTGCAAGAGAACCACGGCGTGAGGGGCTGCGTGAGAACCGCGGCGTCCCggcccctccccacccccgcCGCGTGAGACCTTTCCTGATGCACTTGAGGAGCTTTCGCGTGAGTTTGCGGGACGCGAGCGGCTGCGCGATGGGGTTCAGGAATTCGATCTGTTCCCGGTACGAGAGCTCCGGGGCCGCCTCCGCCTCGGCCGCCGCCTCCGGCTTCTCCCGCGCCATGGCCGCTCCACGCCGCTTCCGCTTCCGGGCCACGCGCCGCGCCGCGCGCGGGGCACACGCCCACGGGATCTCCGCCAGCCAATCGGCAACCGCCCTGCCACTGACAGACAGCCGGGACTGCCAATGGCAAGCGGAGTTTATACAGCCCCGGCCACGCGCTCCGTGCCGcgggtcccggtcccggtcccggtgccACCGCCGGTCCCAGTTCTGGACCCTGTCCCAGTTCCACTTCTGGaccccttccagccccagccccagccccagtcccagtgTCAGAGAGGCCGGCACAAGCTTCAACACGGGCCTTTATTGGGTGTGCTCAGTGCCGGTAACGCCGGACCCACCCGACCCAACGAACAGCGCAACGATCGCAACGCGGGAACGCCGCCGTGCCCGGTGTGCAGCCAGCCACCCCCACGGGCTGCGCCCGCTTCATCCACCTGGCCACACACAAAGGGACCTTCTCCCTTTCCATCCTAGGGAACTCTTCTCCCTTCGGGGCTACGTCTCAGCTTTTCCCAAAAACAATGGAGGCTTCCAACATGGTACCCTCCCCAAAACTGCTTTGAAACATGAACCCATCaacccagcagccagcactggggacagtgAGGGCTCCCCGAGGCCAGGGCAGTGCATCCCCTGAGCCCACGACATGCCTTGGGCCACAGAGACAACGCTGCTCCAACGGAGAGAGGCCTCACGCAGGGCTGGTTTCCTTCTGCCTCactccagcctgtccctggaCAGCAGGAGGGCTTCAGCCAagacctgcagctgctccaagaCCTCTCGCTGCATCTCCAGGGCCACGTGGAACACGCGGTGGTCGGAGCTGTTGTACATGACAGCGTTCTGGAACATGAGCATCAGGTCACACTGGAACTGCATCACCGACTGGATGTGGCCCTTGGTCAGCCTCCTCTTTATGCTGGATAAATCCATGGGTCTACAAAAGACACAGAGAAGAAGAATGAAATTGCAAGCCAGGGCCAGGCATCCTTTGGGATCTGTGTGAATGTGCTTGTTCTCATTTCAGGTGGCCCTGAAAGCACAGCTATTTTCAATCAATTTTACTGTTCAAGACACACAGGGGGAGTGAGAAAGGCTTTTCTTCCAAGCCAGACAAAAGTGAGTTCAGCCAATGCGACACTTGCTATCCAATCAACTTGGCAGGTCATTAGCAGTCACCTCTGGAAAAAATGGGATGCTGAGCTCCAGAGAAGGCAAGCAGTAATTAGTCTTCAGGAAGTCAGTCCAGGTCTtagtggagaaaaaaaggtaCTAAAATAGGTATCTATTAAACCCCCTAAAGATCGAATGGTGCCACCAGCAAAAATAGCAGTGCTGGTAAGGGGAACATGATAGGGAATAAATATTACTTCCCTTATTTTGACAGAATGGGAAAATGAATGGCTGCAGAGAGGACAACTGTGACCAGAATAGAACATGATTCAGCTCTGAAAAAATGCCATTAATCTCTCTGGGAAATATTCTTATGACCCACTTCTGTGCAGAGAGTGAAACATCTGGGGCGCTGGCAGCGGGTGAGGAGGGGGCTCTGACTGAGGCGTGGGGAGAAGGgactgctgagctgcagggcctGGATCCCCTGCCCAGGGACTGTGCCTGGGGTAAGGCAGCCATGCAATgcctgcacagggcaggcacAATCCCCACCACCAGCTCCAGAGTCAGTGCCAGCTTCCAGGGTCTAATTACCCAGGGGAGTTTTACTGAAAGAAATCAGTGGGAGATGCTGGTGACAGCCAAACTCtagaaagggaggaaggaaaccATCCCAGTAGCCCTTTGGAAACCAGCGAAGACAGAAAACAACCAGAGAGGAATCAACCAGTGAGCACTTCCTCCACAAACTCACCTCTTTACCACATCCCTGTATCCAGGGGCTTGTTTCTCTGACACTGGCTTCAGGAACGGGCTGCTGAACCTACAGGGACAAGGACAAAGAATGTTCTCTGCCTGCCCCTGCACCAAAAACATGGAGCAGGGcttgcctctccctgctggccccGAGGGCCACAGCCAGTGTTGTGCCAGCTGTGTAGGAAGCAGCATTTGGGCTCTGCCACATTAAGCAGAGGAAATCAATATGCAGTGttctctccagctctgcagcaggcagctgttCCCAAAGCAAAGTCCTGGAGAGACAGGCCAGCCCCTGGGAGgtgacacaggagctgggactCAGGCAGTGTGTGCAGGACACGTTGATGCAGCCCTCTGCTCCCACGTACCTGTGGCTGGCTATCATCCTCCAGATGGACAGGAGCCTTTTTCTGAGGATCAGCTGCTGGCGGGGGTTATTCCAgcttggctgcagcctgtggagtgAAGATACTGCCAGATCATCACACTTGAGACAAAGTAGGAGGTGACAATTCTGCTGGCACCCACCACATCCAGGTGGATGAAGCTACAAAAAGCCTCTGAGTGTGAAGGTGGGAGTGTTTTGCATCAGAAGGCACAACTGAACATCCAGAATGCAGGAACATGCAGGACAAGAGGTAAAAGCAAAGCTGAGATAAAGAGCAGGACCAAACTGGATACAAAACATCAAGCTACTCTGCAGTTCAGAACTTCACTGAGGTGGTTTTTATGAAGTTTCTCTTCCCAAACCcccagattttttctttgaaaggcAGTCCAAGTGATCACACGTGTGGCAGAGCCTGCATGTGACTGACACACCTACAGCTGCCCAGAGGGGGTTGGTAATGCTGGGCTGTGCATTACCAGACAGAACCTGATGTCCAGCTCACACCAGGCCTATTTGACTTGAGAAAacatgtattttccatttaatctCTTATTTACTCTTCTCACTTCATCTTAGGGTCAATGCCCTGTAATACCAGCAAATCCAGAGACAGCACAAGGCACCactttccctcctgctctgcttggcTGTCTCACCTTCCTGGGTGTGACCTGTGCCCTGCACTTGTTCTCACGTGTGACAAGGGAAAGGATTCTGTTCTGCTGCATTTGCAGGAGTGCAGAACCAGCTGCTtacaggtgtgtgctgggagagCCTGTGGAGtccagcactggggctgcagaggtgctgTCACTGTCATCTTGATCCTCAGCACTCATCTCTGGTGGGTGCAGGTCATCTTCAGGTGGTTCTCCAGGTGTCTCTTGAGCCTTGTCCTGAAGAGCACAGAGGATACATCTAAAATGGCAGCACATTACCTGAATCCTTTATCTAGAAGCCAGCCTGCTGCATATCCCTTTGCTGCACGCAGGCTCAGCTGGGAGCTTGCTTGCTCTGTTATGCAGAGGATGCTGTCTGACCTCACTCAGACCTTCCCAGAATCTGATCTCTTGGATGACATCCACCCCTGGCTGACACAAACCCTGTGGAGCTGAGTGGTGCCCAGTGTTGTGTCTGTCTGCTCTCTGGGAAGAGTCATGGATGTGGAGAGGGCAATCATGAGCTGAGGTAAGACTGCCTCAGGCTTGTTAAAGCTCCAGATACAGATAACAGGAACCCCTGCAGTTCAACAGGGTTGTTTCCTCACAAACTCCCACGTTAAAATGACAGGGCATAGACTCAGCCAGGAAGGAGAGTGGTGCTGTTGTTGTAGTGGTTTGCTCAGTGGGATTTCATGCAGGGGCACCTCAGAATCCTCAACAGCTCTGAAGCACGAGCAGAATTCTCAGAAAGAAACTGGACACTGTGCTCTGTTTGGCTGTGACCACTGGGAGAActgtgagggagctgctgggagtaACAGCAGTTGAGAGCAGAGTTAACTGCTGGGAATGCACTGTCCTGGCTGAACAGGTGAAGTCCTGGAGGATATTTGTCTCCAGTGTCTCGAGTTTGCAAGAGAACAAATATGGAAAAATGGCTCTGTTCCTCCACTGCTGTGTTGCTTCCCCAGGAATGCCCAGCAGGCTGGTGGGAGCCCACAGCCCCCAAACACAGGACTGATGCAAACCCAGGCTAGACAGTGCCTGCTTCCAAGACATGACAGTCCCCAGGGGCAGATGGTTATTGCTGGCACAGCCACGTGGGCCTGAAACCAGCCAAGCTgtgctgcaaaacacagcaatTAGAACCAGGCAAGTATTCCAACCTTGCCTTAAACCTGAGAGCAGCCTGCCAGCTCTCATGAGTCACCTTTACACTGCCAAGGAGCAATTCCTCCAACTCACATCTGAGGGTTTCATCTGGAACAAGCTTCCTGTTTATAAAGATACACAGCCATACTAAAAAACACCCTTCCCTCATACACTTCTTCTGTGTTCCCCCTCCTGTGTGTTTTGTCTGCCCTCTCAGAACCTGGTATCTCTTCTAGAGCTGGTTTCCTTCACTGTCTCATCTCTCATCCAGGGCCAGAGGCTCTTTTAGGACCACCACTCTCCTACCTCTCTTCCCAGGAGGTGTTCTTCCTCATCTTTTGCCAGGATGTGTAGTTGactctcctctgctcctgagacTGCTGTTGCTGTGGTCTTTTCCTGGCACCTCACTCCTTCCCCATCACTCTGCTCCCCCGAGCCACAATAATCCCACGGAGTCTGCGATGACTCTCTGCTGCTAATGCAGAAAGATTCCAACATCTGGGTTACCTGCAAGACAGTGATTTATTACTTCAAATTGTGAAGGCAAAAGGGAGCAGAAATAAACAGCGGAGATGCTATTTTTGCAATCACT from Prinia subflava isolate CZ2003 ecotype Zambia chromosome 16, Cam_Psub_1.2, whole genome shotgun sequence encodes:
- the N4BP3 gene encoding NEDD4-binding protein 3, which encodes MAAAQGPVTCEPDTRVLGTYLSSEPVGVVGSMGSVGSLVEKQDLSPLELRAPLGGSRGLRQPDGLLRKGPGQRELFGYLHGAKKEARAERKHQGPGACYKRDYESDRENRSPERCSREHHRGADFSKSSLPERGRFDKCRIRPSAFKAVAGKGLVSMQGLSSSKGQKLSKSNGSLHTLLSQSSTAAPQHGPLRTHLLHAISLDEASDSSHNSIQSFPSYGSRLKPAQSQFSASMGHINHIGGSLDRVSRSPRDTLAPEKMPLSCKSMATLSRLQSPGEPPPPYEFSYSLEDAVKQLEDRLQETGGELRQLKRSLSETEDPFTQAFEDKQRLWLDELEDLKQMYMARLQQVMQQAQRGQRALQLQLYKAQQEKKRLQEELSLQQCQCEEAKLRQTQGEHGSPKMEETKWEVCQKAAEISLLKQQLRDTQEEMAQKLGEIFSLKTQLREAKAEVQARDSQLAQLADSLQSPPEPGTALPLGDDPMPSCQDFPGCETDDSKCRGLQSDSAEPLERQVEWLWAELLRERRQGQLQAVNFELERKTWQEEKEKVLRYQRELQASYMEMYHRSQALERELRQLRAEPRDVRIDSPWIERVESSKI
- the NHP2 gene encoding H/ACA ribonucleoprotein complex subunit 2 isoform X2, encoding MAREKPEAAAEAEAAPELSYREQIEFLNPIAQPLASRKLTRKLLKCIRKATKHKQIRRGVKEVQKFINKGEKGITVLAGDTLPVEVYCHLPILCEERSLPYAYVPSKTDLGMAAGSKRPACVIMIKPHEEYQEAYDECLEEVSALPLPL
- the NHP2 gene encoding H/ACA ribonucleoprotein complex subunit 2 isoform X1, which produces MAREKPEAAAEAEAAPELSYREQIEFLNPIAQPLASRKLTRKLLKCIRKATKHKQIRRGVKEVQKFINKGEKGITVLAGDTLPVEVYCHLPILCEERSLPYAYVPSKTGLQLCPREGTRPPMAPSAPQDLGMAAGSKRPACVIMIKPHEEYQEAYDECLEEVSALPLPL
- the LOC134559010 gene encoding bromodomain-containing protein 8-like — protein: MGHAWKSEMESPVKSEDSDFQSLPDWDSSSDLDVRSWRNTEEMALGKVEGSSQEADHEMELNEPLWKDDSEDYHEAEKPCESDSPFQFLLEVTQMLESFCISSRESSQTPWDYCGSGEQSDGEGVRCQEKTTATAVSGAEESQLHILAKDEEEHLLGREDKAQETPGEPPEDDLHPPEMSAEDQDDSDSTSAAPVLDSTGSPSTHLLQPSWNNPRQQLILRKRLLSIWRMIASHRFSSPFLKPVSEKQAPGYRDVVKRPMDLSSIKRRLTKGHIQSVMQFQCDLMLMFQNAVMYNSSDHRVFHVALEMQREVLEQLQVLAEALLLSRDRLE